The genomic interval AGTATAATGGGAAGTTTCATCTGATTAGAATGAAGTATAAATTACCGCAGAGCACCCAATTTGTGtgttatattatgaaaatttctttttaagaataattttgtgCCCGTGGGAGTTAGTGCACGTCGCAGCCACACAGCTCCTGGAATACAGTCTATGTTTGTGTCAACCAAcacaaatatttacaattcaTCATGTTCCTGAAAAAGTGAAAACAgtaagtttaattaatttaaataatagaaataatgataattgatataataaaaatgatattttttcagTAACGAGGAATTCcacctttctatctttcagaGGTAATCAGGAAATGGTTTTTTtcatcatataatatattcataattatacaaataacaAAAGAGCTTGTgtaaaaacgataaatattttaatagtattattttatattacatacctCTACATCTGGAACGGTATTATCTTCCTCATCAgcatcttcgtcttcgtcgtcatccTTACTATCCTCAGATTCTTtagtttccttctctctctgtttcctttcttcctcatCTAGtgcttctttcattttcttttcaccttCCTATAATATACGGATAaacatttgttaattaaaaatataagaaataacaattttctcaattaatgatatatataatcagtAACGAGGAATTCCAGTTATTTGTCTTTCATTTAAATCAGATCTATTATAGGGATCATCACAatttattctcattttttataattaaataatataaatggcATGTTACTTACAATAGTAGGTTTCCAAACTTCTTCACCGAATGTACGAGCTGTTTCTGGATTATTTGTAATCAAAACATTATCGAAGATTGTGCCAGATTTAACTTGCCAGAGATCAAATCCAATactacatatttcttttctcaagtATAGGTCAGGATCAGGAATATATTCTGGATTATCGATTTCGGGATGAACCCAAGGTCCTTTGTAGTTAGGATTGTCAATTTGTTTTGGTTTCCATTCGCCCTTGTATTCAGGATTGTCGATCATAGGAGCTTCCCATTCTCCATCCATTTCATCATCCCAATCTTTTGGCTTAGTAGCCTCTGGATCAGGAATGTGTTCAGGTTTGTCCCAATCTTCTGGCTTTGTGTCAGAAGGATCAGGAATAGTGGGTTTATCATCCCAATCTTCAGGTTTACTTTGCGAAggatctttaattttctttggtGGCAAGAAATCCCAATCAGCTTCTAATTCTCCAGATTCTACTTCTTCATTATCGATTAGAACCtaatgtaaaatgtaatacatgaaatatgaattatttgatAAGATCCAAAAAATCtatgcaaaataatatttcatataattaataatgaatgtCGACCTTTGctatttaaatacaataagcAATTAAAAacttatgtataataatcaagcaagataatcttttcttttcgagatcCTATAGCACCTATCCTTTACTATATTTATCAAGGATTTGTGACTCTAggctcgttttttcttttatataaaaattacaagtaACCTTTTAATTACCTTGTAAGTATTATTGGGTTCAACAATTAAAGTGTATAAATGTGTGTAAACATCATCTTTGCATCTGATATCTttgttaattaacaaatttttgccTTTGTAACTGAAGATGACGTGAACTTTTTTAGTACCAGGTCCACAAATATCAGGTCctgtagaaaaataatttagactGTTATAAAGAATAAGTGAATAaatctatgcatatatatcaAAAGTAGTATACTAAAAACAAAACTGTATCTTTTTTTGGTAACTGGAATACCACAATGATATACCAGTGCATAAGTAAGACTATTACTTTCCGAGTTCCTATAGCACTTGCCATCCACATAATGACTTGACCAGTGACTCTTAGGCTCggcttttcttattattaatgaattcttACCAAACATGATTTCGTATGGTGTTTCTCCATGCATATCTTTTTGTTCCAATTTGCAATCAAATACTTTCACGTATCCTCCTCCACAATCAATATTTTGTTCATGTTTAACGGTAAATTGGATGACAAGTTTCTCATCTTTATTACTAAATGGTGTAAATTTCTTGCTCAAAGCATAAAACCTAGCATCTTGCGACGTTTGGAtacctataaaaaaataatatttgtatctatatatacttacatactaacaaagtattaaatatctgacattaaatttaaaagaatgttTGTGAAATATACCTTTATCATTTTCTGGATCATTCCAAAATTTGCCATGacttaaaacaaattttccgAACTCTTTTCCTGGGTGTTCAGAGTATACCCAATTCTTTTCCCATGAATCTGTATACGTAAAATCAATAacgtgatataataaaaagtcgttgaaaaaataatcgaaattcttcgaaaatagaaatataattgatgatatctaaatatacattttattttttttaattaacaaaataagaatttaCAATCAAAACATTACTAAAAATGCATATTGTtatttagatttaaaaatatttacacagttttgtttattttctttttctttttttttttttttttgaatacattagaaattaataatgtataaaacacttaaaaatatatctttaatcTAAGCCTTTctgaaataaacgaaatcgaTTTAATGATTCTAAATAAAAGCGAATGTATAATACGTGATCGTATGCCACGAggcaattttctataaaagtgATATTCATCTAAATGATTTGTGACCAATAGAGACACGTACGCACGGATCATAtggaatattgaaatatcttaTCAGTCCTAGATCAGTTAGATCATTaattatgtacaaatatatacctacgacgagttaaatgaataaaatataaagagaaaagttcgAACGATTCTCTCGCGCGTATTAGGTGAAATAgagattctttttaaaattgccatccatatagagagagagagaaatggactGGTGCGATCGACATAAGGCCGGTTATTTAAAGCATAAAACTCGAAAGTCAAATAGGAAAAGTTAGAAGGGTGTGGTTCTTGTGGAGAGACGATGCAAATGGTGGGTGTTGAGTTTTTTCCAGGCTGCACTTAAGGAAGAAGATCGTTTATGTGAAATGGAAATGAGCaacgagaacgaagaaagataggaggcgtcgttcttcttttctttttcttttccttttctcttttttcttttttttttcaacaaccGATTGTGTTCGTACGTTAAACTCACCATCGGTGAACTTTTCCTCGAAGTAGACTTCCGCTGTGACGAAGGAAATCGTcaggacgaaaagaaaagagcaaagGTGTCGCATTTTTAGACGCCGGAACGACGAGGGTCCGTTCGACGAAGACGTTTACTTCACGACGATCTACCCGATAATGTCTCTACGACGGATGTGGTTGGTAAGTTTAGCATCCGTTGGGATAGACAGATGGAGAGTGCTGATTGGCGGGAATCTCTCAACCAATTGGCTCCGACCACGCTCGAGCGATCGTAGTACCCCCACCGTAATCTACCAACAAACGAACTATAGTGCTGCCATTCTTTATGTTTTATCTATTGTCGATACAACAGAGTGGAATTcaactttctttcatttttaataattttaaatttagaaATGATTGATTAATCAtaagatcatttatttttgtacaatcgaataattaatttctttcttttttttatttctaattgtaTAGAACGAACatagtttttaaatataaacagGAAGTACGTAGAGTTCGTATCATAAAGAAAGTGTTGATTGGTTCTTTCGGAAGCAGCCATCTTCGAATTGAATTCAAATTTAGATTTTGACATTGAAATTTCTATATCGCAAAATgtgaattttaatcgaacacttctatttgataaattgtggttacttaaaaaaagaaaaaaatgaagtgaAAAgctaataaataaagtaattaaaatgttattacaagcgttgataattaaatatcattatttagaATTATGCATTGATTgttagtttaaaaaaaattacgaaaaaatatacatatgcatttatattgttaaacattttttgtcttttctttttacaaaaagaaatgtatacgAGTAGAATGTTGTCACTTAGAGCATAACGTTACCATAGTTACGTACTTGCAGAAGTATTATGGCATCAGTGTTATTCCAACCAAGGAACCCTTCAAATCAAAAATTTGAAGTagttaatttcttaattttattcacGCATTAAATCTTTAAGTGAAGTAAGAAAATGTTGCATTCTAAGGCAACTGCAGCGCTGATGCGtttgaaagaaatcgataaaaaatataaaatgagaaaagaggaaaagtacATGATGAACTCGAGTACGGAAAGTGCATTGACAAGTCCATCGATGGAACATtctataaaagagaaaaaaaaatcgaataatctTAAAATTCCTTTAAAATCTAAACTCGACGTGAGAATGCCAAAGACACATGTAGAAACAGaagatatagaagaagaatatatatcaCGATCTACAACAAATGATAAAGTTTCTTCGATTATCGTGATtgacgtagaaaaaaattcgccAAAAAACATAGACCaagaattttctaataacaCATCTTCGTTGATCGAAACCAATGAGattatttcaacgaaatcTGAAGAAAAAGTAGTTTCTAATAGtgataaaaacgaaagtattgaaatcgaagaaaataaagaagaagtgtcagaaaaagaaattaaaatggataatgaagataaagagattATTGTTGAAGTTTCACAAGTTGATAGGGAATACAGTACTTCGAAAATTTTATcagaaatagaagaatttgAGTCGTTGCCTGTTGAGCAAGCAGTAAGCTATGTCAATGATACTTTCGAAGAAGCATCGAGTACGATATTATCAACGATGAAGTCTAACGATGATCAGGTATCCACGAATGAGTTGTCTAATTCagaggatgaggaagagaaaattgtAGATGAGGATATGAGATCTGGCGTGAAGAAAGTTGATATTATATCTAACAAGGATTTTATACGTGAACAACAGGAAACAGATAATTCAGGgtatgaatgatataaattttttcaaatttttcaaaataatattttagaacTCTTCAATGTGTATTTCTATGTTTACAAGTGAAAAACAGATCGTCGAGTTGGTACCACCGAAGTTAATAGAAAATACCAGTGAATGTGAAATCGGTCTTAATAAAGAATTATCGAATTAcgttaaaacgatcgaaagtaTCGAAGGAGATATAAGCGACATTACTCCTGTTCAATTATTGAGATCGTCGAAACAAACGGAGATATCTCTGCGAagtcgtagaaaaaaatataaacgtcgTCCAGTAACAACGAAGGATGATAACAAAGATTCTTCTAAGAGTGATAAGACAGAATCGTTAGCTACAT from Vespula vulgaris chromosome 11, iyVesVulg1.1, whole genome shotgun sequence carries:
- the LOC127067737 gene encoding pre-mRNA-splicing factor CWC22 homolog isoform X2, whose protein sequence is MLHSKATAALMRLKEIDKKYKMRKEEKYMMNSSTESALTSPSMEHSIKEKKKSNNLKIPLKSKLDVRMPKTHVETEDIEEEYISRSTTNDKVSSIIVIDVEKNSPKNIDQEFSNNTSSLIETNEIISTKSEEKVVSNSDKNESIEIEENKEEVSEKEIKMDNEDKEIIVEVSQVDREYSTSKILSEIEEFESLPVEQAVSYVNDTFEEASSTILSTMKSNDDQVSTNELSNSEDEEEKIVDEDMRSGVKKVDIISNKDFIREQQETDNSGEKQIVELVPPKLIENTSECEIGLNKELSNYVKTIESIEGDISDITPVQLLRSSKQTEISLRSRRKKYKRRPVTTKDDNKDSSKSDKTESLATSKSNRRSLNLTLINDIKKIDNSLDDKPILHENKEQRNVDDKRKKLSDKDKDSNIIRIFSNNDRFHPMDNNLRSMTKRKKKRTKSHTFHRSSRIDKTTDFNEKKFSRFDIKQMYRLRKQISKLVGELRFYDNPSSKKLDPVLFKPLDFPNIVNYTRPDTNFELTKIDPYVGLHEKLATIKQWLKDQYIFYQVRSNLVQIINEKYVPMSLEDAKTVSLLITIINYLTNLTMINNFEIPGNTSITKNKSRSEITIIVTKYLCSSRERLNDS
- the LOC127067737 gene encoding pre-mRNA-splicing factor CWC22 homolog isoform X3, with translation MLHSKATAALMRLKEIDKKYKMRKEEKYMMNSSTESALTSPSMEHSIKEKKKSNNLKIPLKSKLDVRMPKTHVETEDIEEEYISRSTTNDKVSSIIVIDVEKNSPKNIDQEFSNNTSSLIETNEIISTKSEEKVVSNSDKNESIEIEENKEEVSEKEIKMDNEDKEIIVEVSQVDREYSTSKILSEIEEFESLPVEQAVSYVNDTFEEASSTILSTMKSNDDQVSTNELSNSEDEEEKIVDEDMRSGVKKVDIISNKDFIREQQETDNSGEKQIVELVPPKLIENTSECEIGLNKELSNYVKTIESIEGDISDITPVQLLRSSKQTEISLRSRRKKYKRRPVTTKDDNKDSSKSDKTESLATSKSNRRSLNLTLINDIKKIDNSLDDKPILHENKEQRNVDDKRKKLSDKDKDSNIIRIFSNNDRFHPMDNNLRSMQTKRKKKRTKSHTFHRSSRIDKTTDFNEKKFSRFDIKQMYRLRKQISKLVGELRFYDNPSSKKLDPVLFKPLDFPNIVNYTRPDTNFELTKIDPYVGLHEKLATIKQWLKDQYIFYQVRSNLVQIINEKYVPMSLEDAKTVIRQLQKTKVEAR
- the LOC127067737 gene encoding pre-mRNA-splicing factor CWC22 homolog isoform X1 yields the protein MLHSKATAALMRLKEIDKKYKMRKEEKYMMNSSTESALTSPSMEHSIKEKKKSNNLKIPLKSKLDVRMPKTHVETEDIEEEYISRSTTNDKVSSIIVIDVEKNSPKNIDQEFSNNTSSLIETNEIISTKSEEKVVSNSDKNESIEIEENKEEVSEKEIKMDNEDKEIIVEVSQVDREYSTSKILSEIEEFESLPVEQAVSYVNDTFEEASSTILSTMKSNDDQVSTNELSNSEDEEEKIVDEDMRSGVKKVDIISNKDFIREQQETDNSGEKQIVELVPPKLIENTSECEIGLNKELSNYVKTIESIEGDISDITPVQLLRSSKQTEISLRSRRKKYKRRPVTTKDDNKDSSKSDKTESLATSKSNRRSLNLTLINDIKKIDNSLDDKPILHENKEQRNVDDKRKKLSDKDKDSNIIRIFSNNDRFHPMDNNLRSMQTKRKKKRTKSHTFHRSSRIDKTTDFNEKKFSRFDIKQMYRLRKQISKLVGELRFYDNPSSKKLDPVLFKPLDFPNIVNYTRPDTNFELTKIDPYVGLHEKLATIKQWLKDQYIFYQVRSNLVQIINEKYVPMSLEDAKTVSLLITIINYLTNLTMINNFEIPGNTSITKNKSRSEITIIVTKYLCSSRERLNDS
- the LOC127067741 gene encoding calreticulin; the encoded protein is MRHLCSFLFVLTISFVTAEVYFEEKFTDDSWEKNWVYSEHPGKEFGKFVLSHGKFWNDPENDKGIQTSQDARFYALSKKFTPFSNKDEKLVIQFTVKHEQNIDCGGGYVKVFDCKLEQKDMHGETPYEIMFGPDICGPGTKKVHVIFSYKGKNLLINKDIRCKDDVYTHLYTLIVEPNNTYKVLIDNEEVESGELEADWDFLPPKKIKDPSQSKPEDWDDKPTIPDPSDTKPEDWDKPEHIPDPEATKPKDWDDEMDGEWEAPMIDNPEYKGEWKPKQIDNPNYKGPWVHPEIDNPEYIPDPDLYLRKEICSIGFDLWQVKSGTIFDNVLITNNPETARTFGEEVWKPTIEGEKKMKEALDEEERKQREKETKESEDSKDDDEDEDADEEDNTVPDVEEHDEL